The following are encoded together in the Bradyrhizobium sp. CCGUVB1N3 genome:
- the mdcE gene encoding biotin-independent malonate decarboxylase subunit gamma encodes MTLDDILASLFPNGSKIEMTGAMIAGQAILPGRGPIHVLGISQGQPLGVDEAIVLAGRAIEIIKSKDRAPILFLVDSASQRMSKRDELLGLSEYLSHLAKTLLLAQAAGHSTVGLLYGGSAAGAFIATALATATLVALPGAQPAVMDLPSMARVTKLPIDVLKAKAEATPVFAPGLENMVKTGGIHVVWDESAPLAPQLAALLERPAAQDDRARLGAERGGRRKAGEIADRVVAHAAASYQGSQHG; translated from the coding sequence ATGACGCTCGATGACATTCTGGCCAGCCTGTTCCCGAATGGCAGCAAGATCGAGATGACCGGCGCGATGATCGCGGGACAGGCGATCCTGCCGGGTAGAGGGCCGATCCACGTGCTCGGCATCTCGCAAGGGCAGCCGCTCGGCGTGGACGAAGCGATCGTGCTCGCGGGGCGCGCGATCGAGATCATCAAATCGAAAGATCGGGCGCCGATCCTGTTCCTGGTGGATTCCGCCAGCCAGCGCATGAGCAAGCGCGACGAGTTGCTCGGCCTCAGCGAGTACCTGTCTCACCTCGCCAAGACTCTGCTACTGGCGCAAGCTGCGGGACATAGCACTGTCGGTCTCCTCTACGGCGGCAGCGCGGCCGGTGCGTTCATCGCCACGGCGCTGGCCACCGCTACCCTGGTGGCGCTTCCCGGTGCGCAACCCGCGGTCATGGATCTGCCGTCGATGGCGCGGGTCACCAAGCTTCCGATCGATGTCCTGAAGGCCAAGGCGGAAGCGACGCCAGTCTTTGCGCCCGGGCTCGAGAACATGGTGAAGACTGGCGGCATTCACGTCGTCTGGGACGAAAGTGCACCTTTGGCGCCGCAGCTTGCGGCGTTGCTGGAACGGCCGGCAGCACAAGACGATCGCGCTCGGCTTGGCGCCGAGCGTGGCGGACGGCGGAAAGCGGGCGAGATCGCGGATCGGGTCGTCGCACACGCAGCCGCTTCGTATCAGGGATCGCAACATGGCTGA
- the mdcG gene encoding malonate decarboxylase holo-[acyl-carrier-protein] synthase, which produces MAELLERHTMVKASAAGWTAAMNRYPGLAGEPTIEGWARAGRPLIVRRPTCSDTAGMIPLGLPLPPSHGKRRIAVSLAAADIVASAPPPLLADAAAAAPARWRDTIGLLLDLLPETRTFGSLAWQHLTGLAYLSDGSDLDLLWPLSSAKQARTLPSEIARIANQAPMRLDGEIVGHAGGVQWRELTGADEDEILVKEPAGVESTTRAAFLSVRVP; this is translated from the coding sequence ATGGCTGAGCTTCTCGAGCGCCATACCATGGTGAAGGCCTCGGCAGCTGGATGGACCGCCGCGATGAACCGATATCCCGGACTTGCCGGGGAGCCGACCATCGAAGGCTGGGCCCGCGCCGGTCGTCCTCTCATCGTTCGCCGGCCAACCTGCAGCGATACCGCCGGCATGATTCCGCTTGGCCTGCCGCTGCCGCCGAGCCACGGCAAACGGCGCATTGCGGTCTCGCTCGCCGCCGCCGATATCGTCGCGTCCGCTCCGCCTCCATTATTGGCCGACGCCGCGGCGGCGGCACCTGCACGCTGGCGCGACACGATCGGCCTGCTCCTTGATCTTCTGCCGGAGACCCGCACCTTCGGCAGCCTCGCGTGGCAGCATCTCACTGGTCTCGCCTATCTCTCGGATGGTTCGGATCTCGATCTGCTTTGGCCGCTGTCGTCAGCGAAGCAAGCCAGGACTCTGCCGTCCGAGATCGCCCGTATCGCGAACCAGGCGCCGATGCGGCTCGATGGCGAGATCGTCGGTCACGCGGGAGGTGTGCAATGGCGCGAGCTGACCGGCGCTGACGAGGACGAAATCCTCGTGAAGGAACCCGCCGGCGTCGAGAGCACGACGCGCGCAGCATTTCTGTCCGTTAGGGTGCCATGA
- the mdcB gene encoding triphosphoribosyl-dephospho-CoA synthase MdcB, with amino-acid sequence MNVALRWKSSPESEHRAEQLGHLASLCLKLEVETYPKPGLVSHVDNGAHGDMDAELLCRSADTLTSFFRDLAIAGAEGAGMNRLRAVGVAAERAMLTATCGVNTHRGAIFGLGLLCAAAGYRNAVGIRKPLGRLVSERWGEDILSGPVSLRSHGAVVSRRYGAGGARAEAAQGFPSVYDIALPALHAARKLAAHDEEAARIQTCMTLIADVTDTNLLHRGGPEGLRFAQASASAFLAAGGVGSLGWRGRAVDIHQAFVARNLSPGGSADLLAMALFVDRLEA; translated from the coding sequence ATGAACGTTGCACTGAGATGGAAATCGTCGCCGGAAAGCGAGCATCGGGCGGAGCAGCTCGGTCATCTCGCATCGCTCTGCCTGAAGCTCGAAGTCGAGACCTATCCGAAACCGGGACTCGTCAGCCACGTCGACAATGGTGCACACGGTGACATGGACGCTGAATTGCTGTGCCGAAGTGCCGACACCCTGACGTCGTTCTTCCGCGATCTGGCCATCGCGGGCGCCGAAGGTGCGGGCATGAACCGATTGCGTGCGGTCGGCGTTGCGGCGGAGCGCGCAATGTTGACTGCAACCTGCGGCGTCAACACGCATCGCGGGGCGATTTTTGGACTGGGTCTGCTTTGCGCCGCGGCCGGATATCGGAACGCCGTCGGCATTCGCAAGCCACTCGGCAGGCTAGTTTCGGAGCGTTGGGGCGAAGACATCCTGTCCGGCCCCGTATCGCTTCGTAGCCATGGCGCCGTGGTCTCGCGGCGCTATGGCGCCGGCGGCGCCAGAGCAGAAGCCGCCCAAGGCTTTCCGTCGGTCTATGACATCGCCCTGCCCGCGCTGCATGCGGCGCGCAAGCTTGCGGCACATGATGAGGAGGCGGCCCGCATTCAGACGTGCATGACGCTGATCGCCGATGTCACCGACACCAACCTCCTGCATCGCGGCGGGCCCGAGGGATTGCGCTTCGCGCAAGCCAGCGCCTCCGCGTTCCTTGCCGCTGGAGGCGTCGGATCTCTGGGTTGGCGCGGAAGAGCTGTCGATATTCATCAAGCGTTTGTGGCACGCAATCTGAGCCCCGGCGGCTCCGCGGATCTACTCGCCATGGCCCTCTTCGTCGATCGGCTGGAGGCTTGA
- a CDS encoding acyltransferase domain-containing protein, whose product MLALLCGGQGTLSDKIFDLVADRPAAEPVFVAATAFLGEDPREFISTRSADELSANHASQILAVTSALAIHACIADLLVEQTAVTGYSVGEMAAWSIAGIWTADEALRLTDIRARLMESVAGPDGRLGYVRGLDRAALERLLEKYRCEIAIKNPDFLLVIGGAERDVIDLCNEAAKQGARAGLLAVKIASHTTRLEQACGSLQQVLDASRHSAVASQRVLLAGGDGERIFSVAGDTAKLACQVARAIDWSATLEALAELGVTRVLDLGPGHALAEMMRASQPSVRCYAADGFRTVDGLRNWIASD is encoded by the coding sequence ATGCTTGCACTGCTCTGCGGCGGACAAGGAACCCTTTCGGACAAGATCTTCGATCTGGTCGCCGATCGACCTGCCGCGGAACCAGTTTTCGTCGCGGCAACCGCTTTTCTCGGTGAGGATCCGCGGGAGTTCATCAGCACGCGAAGCGCGGACGAACTGTCCGCCAATCACGCCAGCCAGATCCTGGCCGTCACGTCAGCTCTCGCGATCCACGCCTGCATTGCCGACCTCCTGGTCGAACAGACAGCCGTCACAGGCTATAGCGTCGGTGAGATGGCGGCATGGAGCATCGCAGGAATCTGGACCGCCGATGAAGCCTTGCGGCTCACGGATATTCGCGCCCGATTGATGGAAAGTGTGGCGGGCCCCGATGGCCGCTTGGGCTACGTCCGCGGCCTCGATCGGGCCGCGCTCGAACGCCTGCTCGAGAAATATCGCTGCGAGATCGCGATCAAGAACCCCGACTTCCTTCTCGTGATCGGAGGCGCCGAGCGGGATGTCATCGATCTCTGCAATGAAGCCGCCAAGCAAGGCGCACGCGCGGGCCTTCTCGCCGTGAAAATCGCATCGCATACCACAAGGCTCGAGCAGGCCTGCGGCTCTCTGCAACAGGTGCTCGACGCCAGCAGGCACTCGGCCGTTGCAAGCCAGCGAGTCCTGCTTGCCGGAGGTGACGGCGAACGCATCTTCTCTGTCGCCGGCGACACAGCGAAACTGGCGTGCCAGGTCGCACGGGCCATCGACTGGTCCGCGACCCTGGAAGCTCTGGCAGAGCTGGGCGTGACCCGGGTGCTGGACCTGGGTCCAGGACATGCGCTGGCAGAGATGATGCGGGCCTCTCAGCCATCCGTGCGCTGCTACGCCGCCGACGGATTTCGCACCGTCGACGGCTTGAGAAACTGGATTGCGTCCGACTAA
- a CDS encoding CaiB/BaiF CoA-transferase family protein, translated as MGGVLEGVRVLDFGRYIAGPYCATLLAEFGAEVIRVEKRDGSEDRFVAPVGEGGEGALFLQVNRNKKCITLDPMRPEGQEVMRRLIATADVVVANLPPQTLRAMKLDYDSLKAIKPDIILTTATAFGGPGPWSDRVGFDGVGQVMSGSVYMTGAGDPPYRAAVNWVDFGTALHCAFGTLAALIERAKSGRGQIVEGALLATALSFTNATLIEQAVISANRVPTGNLGQTAAPADIYRTKDGWVLCQVTGHPLFKRWAKLMGEEDQWLNDPRFADDIKRGDNGPIISERMARWCADRTTQEAVDTLGRAMIPAGPVLSPQQALDHPHIRAAGFMQDVDYPGLPKPAPVTRAAVRLSETPGQIATRPPTLGEHTDLVLAELGYDAAAIAALRQGGII; from the coding sequence ATGGGGGGAGTTCTGGAGGGCGTGCGCGTCCTCGATTTCGGGCGCTATATCGCGGGGCCGTATTGCGCGACGTTGCTGGCCGAATTCGGCGCCGAGGTCATTCGCGTGGAAAAGCGCGACGGCAGCGAGGATCGCTTCGTGGCACCGGTCGGCGAAGGCGGTGAAGGCGCGCTGTTTCTACAGGTCAACCGCAACAAGAAGTGCATCACGCTCGATCCGATGAGGCCGGAAGGGCAGGAGGTGATGCGCCGCCTGATCGCGACCGCGGACGTGGTCGTCGCCAACCTGCCGCCACAGACCCTGCGCGCGATGAAGCTCGACTACGACTCGTTGAAGGCGATCAAGCCCGACATCATCCTGACGACGGCAACCGCATTCGGCGGGCCGGGGCCCTGGTCCGACCGCGTCGGCTTCGACGGTGTCGGGCAGGTCATGTCGGGTTCGGTGTACATGACGGGCGCCGGTGATCCGCCTTACCGGGCCGCGGTGAATTGGGTTGATTTCGGAACTGCATTGCATTGCGCGTTCGGGACGCTTGCCGCGCTGATCGAGCGGGCAAAGTCCGGGCGCGGGCAGATCGTCGAGGGCGCGTTGCTTGCGACCGCGCTGTCCTTCACCAACGCCACGCTGATCGAGCAGGCGGTGATATCAGCCAATCGCGTTCCGACCGGCAATCTCGGTCAGACCGCAGCTCCAGCCGACATCTACCGCACCAAGGACGGCTGGGTGCTGTGCCAGGTCACGGGTCATCCGTTGTTCAAACGCTGGGCGAAGCTGATGGGTGAGGAAGACCAGTGGCTGAACGATCCGCGCTTTGCCGACGATATCAAGCGCGGCGACAACGGCCCCATCATCAGCGAGCGGATGGCGCGCTGGTGCGCCGATCGCACCACGCAGGAGGCTGTCGACACGCTGGGACGTGCGATGATTCCGGCCGGGCCCGTCCTGAGCCCGCAACAGGCGCTGGATCATCCGCACATTCGCGCCGCCGGATTCATGCAGGACGTCGATTATCCAGGCTTGCCGAAGCCCGCACCGGTGACACGCGCTGCCGTCCGGCTGTCGGAAACGCCGGGTCAAATCGCGACGCGCCCGCCGACGCTCGGCGAGCATACCGATCTCGTCCTGGCCGAACTCGGCTACGACGCGGCTGCGATTGCTGCGCTTCGGCAAGGCGGCATCATCTAG
- a CDS encoding VOC family protein produces the protein MPQQFDRSTEDLGNAIHFEHVNIQVPDQRLATLFYVTGLGLTRDPYLMVSDTNMWINAGQSQFHLPSGKPQVLRGHVGLVIAGREALLQRLSSVAKKLEGTAFAFAEHDDYVEAVCPWGNRLRCHEPDAARFGRIALGIPYVEFEVPVGTAPAICAFYPEIMGMPAELRNGDGQVAAVKTGRGQHLLFREIDRPQPDYDGHHVQMYITDFSGPYRKLSARNLISREDNQYQYRFCDIVDLDSGKHLFTVEHEVRSATHPMFMRPMVNRNPALTNRNYAFGHDQSLWAMGPDQYEG, from the coding sequence ATGCCTCAACAATTCGATCGATCCACTGAAGACCTCGGCAACGCGATCCATTTCGAGCACGTCAACATCCAGGTCCCGGATCAGCGCCTCGCTACCTTGTTTTACGTCACGGGGCTCGGGCTCACCCGCGACCCCTATCTGATGGTGTCCGACACCAACATGTGGATCAATGCCGGTCAGAGCCAGTTTCACTTGCCGAGCGGCAAGCCGCAGGTGCTGCGCGGTCACGTCGGGCTGGTCATCGCGGGCCGTGAGGCGCTGCTACAGCGGCTGTCGTCAGTCGCCAAAAAGCTCGAAGGCACGGCGTTCGCGTTCGCCGAGCATGACGACTATGTCGAGGCTGTCTGTCCGTGGGGTAATCGCCTGCGCTGCCATGAGCCGGACGCGGCGCGCTTCGGGCGTATCGCGCTCGGCATCCCCTATGTCGAATTCGAGGTGCCGGTCGGAACCGCGCCGGCGATTTGCGCTTTCTATCCCGAGATCATGGGCATGCCCGCCGAGCTCAGGAATGGCGACGGCCAGGTTGCCGCCGTGAAGACAGGCCGCGGCCAGCACCTGCTATTCCGCGAGATCGATCGGCCTCAGCCGGATTACGACGGCCACCATGTGCAGATGTACATCACCGATTTCTCCGGTCCTTACCGCAAGCTATCGGCGCGCAACCTGATCTCCCGCGAGGACAATCAATACCAGTACCGGTTTTGCGACATCGTCGATCTCGACAGCGGCAAGCATCTCTTCACGGTCGAGCACGAGGTGCGCAGCGCGACCCACCCGATGTTCATGCGGCCGATGGTCAACCGCAATCCAGCGCTGACCAACCGCAACTACGCGTTCGGCCACGATCAATCGCTCTGGGCGATGGGGCCGGACCAATACGAGGGATAG
- a CDS encoding tetratricopeptide repeat protein yields MAPVDPPGGDPVQEPTDVKYYPSDEPVRLGLEHFNRGSYGLAQRYFKDAVEKSPKDVTAWIGLAASYDRIRRFDLADQSYAHAIKLGGETVQILNDQGYSYMLRGNLSAARRKFEKAYSLDPGNPVIANNLELLNGSRRFIERPPNNQP; encoded by the coding sequence GTGGCCCCGGTGGATCCGCCGGGCGGGGACCCCGTGCAGGAGCCGACCGACGTCAAGTACTACCCGTCGGACGAGCCCGTGCGGCTCGGGCTGGAGCATTTCAACCGCGGTAGTTACGGGCTCGCCCAGCGCTATTTCAAGGACGCTGTCGAGAAATCGCCGAAGGACGTGACGGCGTGGATCGGGCTCGCCGCGAGCTATGATCGGATCCGCCGGTTCGACCTTGCGGACCAGTCTTATGCCCACGCGATCAAGCTTGGGGGCGAAACCGTTCAGATCCTGAATGATCAGGGATATTCGTACATGCTGCGCGGCAATCTGAGTGCGGCGCGACGGAAGTTCGAGAAGGCCTATTCGCTCGATCCAGGCAACCCGGTTATCGCCAATAACCTCGAGCTTCTCAACGGCAGTCGCAGGTTCATCGAAAGGCCGCCGAACAATCAGCCTTGA
- a CDS encoding type II and III secretion system protein family protein, with amino-acid sequence MGGGRVSGIRVGRLLAFGVIGLGAALALSGAADSAQAADKRGSSGGVFVSEMNDVQRVKVVVNKSRTFKVDTPFATIVAGSPDIVDVKSLSDHLIYVQGKQTGTTNVILFDSSMKQIGILDVEVVIDTGNLQQNIRSSTGMQGVRVSASEGQVVLSGTATDAVAAERAMAIATSTVAKGGVVVNAMSVAAPQQVMLEVRFLEVSREAGRNLGVNLYAANANGTNVGNTGLGGATAATVRQPIGGINTVPNPSGNTGGTPVGASPTGSLPILGTVGTLLGTAGGLAPAPFGSLLTSLIRTSNGGSVDLLISALETKGLARRLAEPNLTTLSGDAARFLAGGEFPVPIPNTTTNGFPTVTIEYKKFGVELAFVPTVLSRGVINLRVEPSVSELDFANAVTIQGTQVPALTRRDARTTVELRDGQSFAIAGLLQTRNRQDVSQLPWIGSVPVIGSLFSSKSYQQEETDLVIIVTPRLVAPAAPGQQLASPLDSRLPANDVDFFLNGQMEVRKRYDDYVNSGGDVKGPYGHIIAPELRAPVPAPAAAANQPVVKTLN; translated from the coding sequence ATGGGTGGCGGTCGCGTTTCGGGTATTAGGGTAGGGAGGCTTCTCGCCTTCGGCGTGATAGGTCTTGGCGCGGCGCTCGCCTTGTCTGGGGCCGCTGACAGCGCGCAGGCTGCAGACAAGCGGGGTTCTTCCGGCGGCGTCTTCGTCAGCGAAATGAACGACGTCCAGCGGGTCAAGGTGGTCGTCAACAAGTCACGCACCTTCAAGGTCGACACGCCTTTTGCAACGATCGTCGCGGGCTCGCCTGACATCGTCGACGTGAAGTCGCTGAGCGATCACCTGATCTACGTCCAGGGCAAGCAGACCGGCACCACCAACGTCATCCTGTTCGACTCCTCGATGAAGCAGATCGGGATCCTCGACGTCGAGGTCGTGATCGATACCGGTAATCTGCAGCAGAACATCCGATCCAGCACCGGCATGCAGGGCGTTCGCGTCTCGGCCTCCGAAGGGCAGGTGGTGCTCAGCGGAACCGCCACCGACGCGGTTGCGGCCGAGCGAGCCATGGCGATCGCCACCAGCACCGTTGCGAAAGGGGGCGTCGTCGTCAACGCGATGAGTGTCGCGGCGCCGCAACAGGTGATGCTGGAGGTGCGCTTTCTCGAGGTCAGCCGAGAAGCCGGCCGCAACCTTGGCGTGAACCTTTATGCGGCGAATGCCAATGGGACCAATGTTGGGAATACGGGGCTTGGTGGTGCAACTGCCGCGACGGTCCGACAGCCGATCGGTGGTATTAATACAGTCCCAAACCCCTCTGGTAATACTGGCGGTACGCCTGTTGGTGCTTCTCCTACCGGCAGTCTTCCGATACTCGGAACAGTGGGGACGCTCCTTGGCACCGCGGGCGGTCTGGCACCTGCGCCGTTCGGAAGTCTGTTGACCAGTCTCATTCGAACCAGCAACGGCGGCTCGGTGGACTTATTGATCTCGGCGCTGGAAACCAAGGGATTGGCTCGCCGGTTAGCGGAGCCAAACTTGACCACGCTTTCCGGCGATGCCGCTCGCTTCCTGGCCGGCGGTGAATTTCCAGTGCCGATCCCGAACACGACGACGAACGGTTTTCCCACCGTTACCATCGAGTACAAGAAGTTCGGTGTTGAGCTCGCCTTCGTGCCCACTGTCCTCTCGCGCGGTGTGATCAACCTTCGCGTCGAGCCGTCGGTCAGCGAGCTTGATTTCGCCAATGCGGTGACGATTCAGGGGACGCAAGTTCCAGCGTTGACCCGCCGCGACGCGCGCACCACGGTCGAGTTGCGTGACGGCCAGAGCTTTGCCATCGCCGGCCTGCTCCAGACCCGCAATCGGCAGGACGTCTCGCAACTGCCCTGGATCGGCTCGGTGCCGGTGATTGGAAGCTTGTTCAGCAGCAAGTCGTACCAGCAAGAGGAAACGGATCTGGTGATCATCGTGACGCCGCGCCTGGTCGCGCCGGCGGCACCTGGTCAGCAACTGGCCTCCCCGCTCGACTCCCGCCTGCCGGCCAATGACGTCGATTTCTTCCTCAATGGCCAGATGGAAGTCCGCAAGCGCTACGATGACTATGTCAATTCCGGTGGCGACGTGAAGGGTCCGTACGGTCACATCATCGCTCCTGAGCTCAGGGCGCCCGTTCCCGCACCGGCCGCCGCTGCAAACCAGCCGGTCGTGAAAACCCTCAACTAG
- a CDS encoding TadE family protein, with amino-acid sequence MRKLDQRGMAAFEFCLVAVPLFTLMFAIFDLGRYAITMQSLRTLANAGARTWMINDCYVNNVMTKSSPTCSGDPLPSAAAKKAVAPMLGGLSPTLNTTSGASALTVTASLPSFNMLMPIWGTALNAPSASTTIPF; translated from the coding sequence ATGAGAAAGCTCGATCAGCGCGGCATGGCGGCGTTCGAATTCTGCCTCGTCGCCGTGCCGCTTTTTACATTGATGTTCGCCATCTTCGATCTGGGGCGTTACGCAATCACCATGCAGTCATTGCGGACGCTCGCGAATGCCGGTGCTCGCACATGGATGATCAACGACTGCTACGTAAACAACGTAATGACCAAAAGCTCACCAACCTGTAGCGGTGACCCCCTGCCATCCGCCGCGGCCAAAAAAGCCGTTGCTCCAATGCTCGGCGGTCTCTCGCCGACGCTGAACACGACTTCGGGAGCCAGCGCACTCACTGTTACGGCATCTCTCCCGAGTTTCAACATGCTGATGCCGATATGGGGCACAGCATTGAACGCGCCGAGCGCCTCCACAACCATTCCCTTCTAG
- a CDS encoding pilus assembly protein TadG-related protein, translated as MRGLLHSRRGSVTFGTIIALIPLIGVVALGGEAGSWYVTRQHAQNAADAAAVSGAMQQLCLSNAPCAVTQTVDYRAKQAAAQNAFCNAGGTSYPGSQCSTSLPAGVSQTVTVASLASWNGTPGTYVQATAIQQQPAYLAQMLGLSTVNIGATAVASVKSVTFPPCVLSLIGSLSFQGSPNINAPNCGMASNDPAKDAINFTGGGMTMNLGSLSTVGGCTGTASFCDTALKYLPAPTVNPFSALDGALTTLCGANPTLPAKCGLPACPGSDLVAYVAGSASTACTNNNTSTKGNTAFNLAAGVSVYFISGTLTLKGGSSITCNSPCTGVTFILLPGASIDTKGGGTLTLKGPATAPSASSLPAALQSSAALFQYMSMYDASATAVTFGGNSNINLTGNIYAPNAAVTFQGDPTIAVGGAGGCGQLIAASIAFNGNATFDTTGCPSQTKLPKSQYVQLVQ; from the coding sequence ATGCGTGGCTTGCTTCACTCTCGTCGTGGTTCCGTCACCTTCGGGACCATTATCGCCCTGATACCGTTGATAGGCGTGGTCGCACTCGGGGGCGAGGCGGGATCGTGGTACGTTACCAGGCAACACGCGCAGAATGCCGCCGATGCGGCGGCCGTTTCGGGCGCCATGCAGCAACTGTGCCTATCGAACGCGCCGTGCGCGGTGACACAGACGGTGGACTATCGCGCCAAACAAGCCGCGGCACAGAACGCGTTCTGCAACGCAGGCGGCACCTCTTATCCCGGCTCCCAGTGTAGCACCAGCCTTCCGGCGGGAGTCTCGCAGACCGTCACGGTCGCTTCACTCGCTTCATGGAACGGGACGCCCGGAACTTACGTTCAGGCCACTGCTATCCAGCAACAGCCGGCATACCTGGCACAAATGCTTGGTTTGTCCACCGTCAACATTGGCGCGACAGCCGTGGCCTCAGTCAAGAGTGTGACGTTCCCGCCCTGCGTCTTGTCATTGATAGGCTCTCTCAGTTTCCAGGGCAGCCCGAACATCAATGCGCCGAATTGCGGCATGGCCTCGAACGATCCGGCCAAGGATGCAATAAACTTCACCGGCGGCGGGATGACCATGAATCTCGGCTCGCTATCGACCGTCGGCGGTTGCACGGGTACCGCGTCTTTCTGTGACACGGCGTTGAAGTATCTGCCGGCCCCGACCGTCAATCCCTTCTCTGCTCTCGATGGCGCCCTCACCACGTTGTGCGGAGCGAACCCCACGCTCCCGGCCAAATGCGGCCTTCCAGCATGTCCAGGATCGGATCTCGTCGCTTACGTGGCCGGTTCGGCCAGCACTGCATGCACGAATAACAATACCTCGACGAAGGGCAATACCGCTTTCAACCTGGCTGCAGGCGTGTCGGTGTACTTCATATCTGGTACTCTGACCCTCAAAGGCGGTTCCTCGATCACCTGTAACAGTCCATGCACAGGAGTGACCTTCATCCTGCTGCCTGGGGCGAGCATTGACACGAAGGGCGGCGGCACGCTCACCCTGAAGGGGCCGGCAACTGCCCCGAGTGCCTCGTCGCTTCCCGCGGCTCTTCAGTCCAGCGCTGCATTATTCCAGTACATGTCCATGTACGATGCTTCAGCGACGGCTGTGACCTTCGGTGGGAACAGCAACATCAACCTCACAGGAAACATCTACGCGCCGAACGCAGCAGTGACGTTTCAGGGCGATCCGACGATCGCCGTAGGCGGCGCCGGCGGTTGTGGCCAGTTGATCGCCGCCTCGATCGCGTTCAACGGAAATGCCACTTTTGACACCACAGGGTGCCCATCGCAAACGAAGCTGCCTAAAAGCCAGTATGTCCAGTTGGTGCAGTGA
- a CDS encoding isoprenylcysteine carboxylmethyltransferase family protein, whose translation MSTVTLSRSRSYEWMMQLLGSMWFLLLTLCVAIRIGSFTDPWPSLLSSFCLAIFYMLLAVLILSRSPAKAHADGVMPRIAAFVGSYMPWTISFFGKTDEALPNLLSTACVLIGLVMMLVTIRHLGRSFSLVPQARSVVQSGPYRWIKHPLYFAEEIVIVGVVLQYLTPLTVIVLVLHIGVQVCRILYEEDLLRRTCPEYSSYEASRWRLVPYVW comes from the coding sequence ATGAGCACAGTGACCCTGTCGAGAAGCCGGTCGTACGAGTGGATGATGCAACTGCTCGGCAGCATGTGGTTCTTGTTGCTGACACTTTGCGTCGCCATTAGAATTGGGTCATTTACCGATCCCTGGCCGTCGCTTCTGTCGAGTTTTTGCCTTGCCATCTTCTACATGCTTCTGGCGGTGTTGATCCTGAGCAGGTCACCGGCAAAGGCGCATGCGGACGGGGTCATGCCAAGAATAGCTGCATTCGTCGGCTCTTATATGCCGTGGACGATCTCCTTCTTCGGCAAGACCGACGAGGCGTTGCCGAATCTGCTGTCGACCGCTTGCGTGCTGATCGGCCTGGTCATGATGCTTGTCACCATCCGACACCTGGGGCGGTCGTTCAGCCTGGTGCCGCAGGCGCGTTCGGTGGTGCAGAGCGGTCCCTATCGATGGATCAAGCATCCGCTCTACTTCGCGGAAGAGATCGTGATCGTGGGCGTGGTGCTGCAATATCTGACGCCGCTCACGGTGATCGTGCTGGTCCTGCATATCGGCGTTCAAGTCTGCCGAATTCTTTACGAAGAAGATCTGCTTCGGCGCACTTGCCCTGAGTATTCCAGCTACGAAGCATCGCGTTGGAGATTGGTCCCTTATGTTTGGTGA